One genomic region from Evansella sp. LMS18 encodes:
- a CDS encoding ABC transporter substrate-binding protein, whose translation MKRSWKKLFTVAFSAGLMAGTLAACGGNDETGGEENNGGNNNAVNNDSDANNNADDNANANADTGGDGEISGELEIQYFVGGYGDSWWKEVISDFQEQYPDVTIVEHAGPNINDEMRSRWVSDNPPDVVYIDGAGSSETQMVEDGQLMNLTEWLQEVETADGNMLADSFIVDPATYDGEIYSLPLVFDTWGTWYNRANFEEQGYEVPTGFDSYMSTMGEIQDNEGIAPFVTTGQHPYYFLRGVLTPAFGAAGGDELLADIVTGAEGVWERDEVVAQMEKVAEMQEAGYIYDGFGAYNHTQSQMNFLLGDHAFIPVGFWLPNEMANDVPDGFEFGFIPSPIQDEGEPYAIVPDLRPLAIAENAENPEAAKAFVQFVFTQEYATLFSEHTGAIMNLEGVDLSDNENVPPYLIEANAMINDPDQVQIYHRPHPMSADLETPIGDALIALMLGNSSVEEFTERAEAATADYRGE comes from the coding sequence TTGAAGAGATCATGGAAAAAATTGTTTACTGTAGCTTTTTCAGCTGGGTTGATGGCTGGTACATTAGCAGCATGCGGCGGGAATGATGAAACAGGCGGAGAGGAAAATAATGGTGGAAACAACAATGCCGTTAATAATGATTCTGATGCCAATAACAATGCAGATGACAACGCCAATGCAAATGCTGATACCGGAGGAGACGGAGAGATTTCGGGCGAACTGGAAATCCAGTACTTCGTAGGAGGTTACGGGGATTCCTGGTGGAAAGAAGTAATCAGTGATTTCCAGGAGCAATACCCTGATGTCACTATCGTTGAACATGCAGGCCCGAATATTAATGACGAAATGAGATCCCGCTGGGTTTCCGATAATCCACCTGATGTTGTTTACATCGATGGGGCAGGGTCCAGCGAAACGCAGATGGTGGAAGACGGACAGCTTATGAACTTAACGGAATGGCTTCAGGAAGTGGAAACTGCCGATGGTAATATGCTTGCTGACAGTTTTATTGTAGACCCTGCAACTTATGACGGGGAGATATACAGCCTCCCGCTCGTATTTGATACTTGGGGTACATGGTATAACCGAGCAAATTTTGAGGAACAAGGCTATGAAGTGCCTACCGGCTTTGACAGCTATATGAGTACGATGGGGGAAATCCAGGATAACGAGGGAATTGCACCGTTTGTTACAACTGGGCAGCATCCTTATTACTTCCTCCGCGGGGTATTAACACCTGCGTTTGGAGCTGCGGGCGGAGATGAACTACTTGCAGACATTGTAACAGGAGCTGAAGGAGTCTGGGAGAGAGACGAAGTTGTAGCACAAATGGAAAAGGTTGCTGAAATGCAGGAAGCAGGTTACATCTATGATGGCTTTGGTGCATATAACCATACGCAGTCACAAATGAACTTCCTCCTTGGCGACCATGCCTTTATCCCGGTTGGATTCTGGCTGCCTAATGAAATGGCCAATGATGTACCTGATGGATTTGAGTTTGGTTTTATCCCATCTCCTATTCAGGATGAGGGTGAGCCTTATGCTATCGTTCCAGACCTTCGTCCTTTAGCAATAGCTGAAAATGCGGAAAACCCGGAAGCAGCTAAAGCGTTTGTCCAGTTTGTTTTCACACAGGAATATGCAACATTGTTCTCTGAGCATACTGGAGCAATTATGAATCTGGAAGGTGTAGACCTTTCCGATAATGAAAATGTGCCGCCGTACTTAATAGAAGCTAATGCAATGATCAATGACCCTGACCAGGTGCAAATTTACCATCGTCCGCACCCAATGAGTGCTGATCTTGAAACACCAATCGGCGATGCACTTATCGCCCTGATGCTTGGGAATTCTTCAGTGGAAGAATTTACTGAAAGAGCGGAAGCGGCTACAGCTGATTACAGGGGAGAATAA
- the murQ gene encoding N-acetylmuramic acid 6-phosphate etherase gives MVKELSRLKTESRNPNSMNLSEMPTTGILKTINKEDKKVAAAVEDVLPFVERAVELVFESLKNGGRLFYVGAGTSGRLGVMDASECPPTFMTPPEMVQTVMAGGKGAFTNAVEGSEDDEEQAILEMKAKNLKQNDVVVGITASGRTPFPIGALKYANKAGAKTISLSCNRDSEISRLADCPIEVLVGPEVLTGSTRMKAATAHKMILNMISTTVMVKLGKVHENLMVDLHASNHKLKERAKSILMELTDITYQEAQTVLEEAQWKVKPAIVMVEAKVNLREALKAIEQNDGYVGEAIQFARLNT, from the coding sequence ATGGTGAAAGAGCTGTCAAGGCTTAAAACAGAGAGCAGGAATCCAAACAGCATGAACCTGAGTGAAATGCCTACAACGGGGATCCTCAAAACGATCAATAAGGAAGATAAAAAGGTAGCTGCAGCAGTGGAAGATGTCCTTCCCTTTGTGGAACGAGCAGTAGAGCTGGTTTTTGAATCTTTGAAAAACGGCGGACGGTTATTTTATGTGGGAGCAGGTACCAGCGGGCGCCTTGGTGTGATGGATGCTTCAGAATGCCCGCCTACATTTATGACACCGCCTGAAATGGTACAGACGGTCATGGCCGGGGGCAAAGGAGCTTTTACGAATGCGGTTGAAGGCTCAGAGGACGATGAAGAGCAGGCAATCCTGGAAATGAAAGCGAAAAATCTTAAGCAAAACGATGTTGTGGTGGGAATTACGGCAAGCGGCAGAACACCTTTCCCAATCGGAGCCTTGAAATATGCTAACAAGGCAGGAGCTAAGACTATTTCGTTAAGCTGCAACAGAGATTCCGAGATCAGCAGATTAGCAGATTGTCCAATTGAGGTACTGGTAGGTCCGGAAGTGCTTACAGGTTCTACAAGAATGAAAGCGGCTACAGCCCACAAAATGATACTGAATATGATCAGCACGACTGTGATGGTAAAGCTGGGAAAAGTACATGAGAACCTGATGGTGGACCTGCATGCGAGCAACCACAAGCTGAAAGAGCGGGCTAAATCTATACTGATGGAGCTTACGGATATTACTTACCAGGAAGCACAGACCGTTCTGGAAGAAGCACAATGGAAAGTGAAACCTGCCATTGTAATGGTAGAAGCAAAGGTAAATCTCAGGGAAGCATTGAAAGCAATCGAACAAAACGACGGCTATGTTGGAGAGGCCATTCAGTTTGCAAGATTAAATACTTAA